A window of the Lolium perenne isolate Kyuss_39 chromosome 7, Kyuss_2.0, whole genome shotgun sequence genome harbors these coding sequences:
- the LOC127315002 gene encoding uncharacterized protein: protein MAEGLAFKVTAAPRARRVEKWICSVKRDFLDAATTKCVGVDYEFTDPRKAGEQRAAFLQLSVASETLVFQIISTDEVPQVLKEFLQDGNIRFYTATIDNDVKKLHHYVIHITSWYDLQKVVPNPTKKPILSLYELANYTIGTNLEKKKKYNKKKMDVAAQEKEDELIFEWANFLLSYEQVHYIALDTRLGFEIDRRHWNLVGYNSHVDRLNI, encoded by the coding sequence ATGGCCGAAGGGTTGGCGTTCAAGGTCACGGCCGCGCCCCGTGCAAGAAGGGTGGAGAAGTGGATCTGCAGCGTGAAGAGGGACTTTCTTGACGCTGCAACGACCAAGTGCGTTGGCGTGGACTACGAGTTCACCGACCCTCGCAAGGCCGGTGAGCAGCGCGCCGCCTTCCTTCAACTCTCGGTGGCGTCCGAGACGTTGGTGTTCCAGATAATTTCTACCGATGAAGTGCCACAAGTGCTCAAGGAGTTTTTGCAGGATGGGAACATCAGATTCTACACCGCCACTATCGACAATGATGTGAAAAAGCTGCATCACTACGTCATTCATATCACTTCTTGGTACGACCTCCAGAAGGTAGTCCCGAACCCCACCAAGAAGCCCATTCTGAGTCTATATGAGTTGGCAAACTATACCATTGGGACAAAccttgagaagaagaagaagtacaaCAAGAAGAAGATGGACGTCGCCGCACAAGAAAAAGAAGATGAGCTCATTTTTGAATGGGCCAATTTTCTATTGAGCTACGAGCAAGTGCACTATATAGCTCTAGACACTCGCCTGGGCTTCGAGATTGATAGGAGGCATTGGAACCTAGTTGGCTACAATAGCCATGTTGATCGTCTCAATATTTAG